A genomic stretch from Arachis stenosperma cultivar V10309 chromosome 3, arast.V10309.gnm1.PFL2, whole genome shotgun sequence includes:
- the LOC130970223 gene encoding probable E3 ubiquitin-protein ligase RHA4A gives MGVSQTEIPTASPHMYPQELQLKLYQAFIFSIPILFSIILVLLFYLFYLKRRASSLSSPPLHLLPTIPDPQTAPYPYPSSPYRLDLTLQFLDKLPRILFDEELRSRDSLCCVCLGEFEVKEEVLQIPYCKHVFHIECIHNWLRSNSTCPLCRCSIIPTTTKFILNNPSVLPPQHQGGSPSHVIVSLPPPRPEHEPAAASSINTT, from the exons ATGGGTGTTTCACAAACAGAAATTCCAACGGCGTCTCCACATATGTATCCTCAGGAGCTTCAGTTAAAGCTGTACCAGGCCTTCATTTTCTCGATTCCAATACTGTTCTCCATAATTCTGGTTCTCCTATTCTACTTGTTCTACCTCAAGAGAAGGgcttcctctctctcttctcctccCCTTCACTTACTTCCTACAATTCCCGATCCTCAAACTGCTCCCTACCCTTATCCTTCTTCG CCATACCGTTTAGATCTGACGCTGCAATTTCTGGACAAACTTCCAAGAATTTTATTTGATGAGGAACTGAGATCGAGGGACTCCTT ATGCTGTGTATGTCTTGGAGAATTTGAGGTAAAAGAGGAGGTTCTACAGATTCCATATTGCAAGCATGTGTTTCACATAGAATGCATACACAACTGGCTTCGATCAAACTCCACATGCCCACTATGCAGatgctccatcatccccaccaCCACCAAGTTCATTCTCAACAATCCTTCGGTCCTACCACCGCAGCACCAAGGTGGCTCGCCATCACACGTCATCGTATCTTTGCCTCCTCCTCGACCAGAACATGAACCCGCTGCTGCTTCCTCAATAAACACAACTTAA
- the LOC130969476 gene encoding 30S ribosomal protein S6 alpha, chloroplastic: MASSISLSILLCPPSNSLSTSLSPSHKPPFLQKRTQLSGFPLRAQTLDFSGSFFEGAGFGSEDDPIAPGPGFTATEPKEEPQCPPGLRQYETMAVLRPDMSEDERLSLTQKYEELLVAGGAMYVEVFNRGVIPLAYSIRRKNRAGESNTYLDGIYLLFTYFTKPESITILEDTLLADDNVIRSSTFKIRKRKY; the protein is encoded by the exons ATGGCGTCCTCTATTTCTCTGTCCATTCTACTATGCCCCCCCTCCAACTCTCTCTCCACTTCCCTATCTCCTTCACACAAGCCTCCCTTTCTCCAAAAGAGAACCCAATTATCCGGGTTCCCTCTCAGAGCCCAAACCCTCGACTTCTCTGGCTCGTTCTTCGAAGGCGCTGGATTCGGGTCCGAGGACGACCCCATCGCTCCCGGGCCTGGCTTTACAGCTACCGAACCTAAGGAGGAACCCCAGTGCCCACCCGGACTCAGGCAATACGAAACTATGGCGGTTTTGAGGCCTGACATGTCCGAGGATGAGAGACTTTCACTCACCCAGAAGTACGAGGAG CTGCTTGTTGCTGGGGGTGCCATGTATGTGGAGGTATTTAACAGAGGAGTAATTCCACTTGCATATAGCATAAGGAGGAAAAACAGAGCTGGAGAGTCCAACACTTACTTGGATGGTATCTATCTTCTCTTCACCTACTTCACCAAGCCTGAATCCATTACCATTCTTGAGGACACACTCCTCGCTGATGACAATGTTATCCGTTCATCCACTTTCAAAATTAGGAAAAGGAAATATTAG
- the LOC130969972 gene encoding uncharacterized protein LOC130969972 yields MEESKRWSVTYTKHIKQKRKLYLDGFLHLQISTNKVALYDEFEKLLVCRILKTEETVASGETLEFNGYLVDIGDPEGRPHNKPHSDPKLPTKHKTASRIFRTPTVTNTKINANGNTAQTRKPLSPSQRLIKEFKKRELLKYGSPEISSEKTKPSSTEWQVLYTTHLTQKAKKYHDGFLRLVIHGSRGGQIMLFDESRKLLDSRFLRKDDVIRPGESVSFDAYLIDIGECQGNKKPDCSAKGENLTNVDSTEKVDRRHISLDNETNLAVGKREWQVLYTAQLTKKAKKYHDGFLELEFCGSRGRQVVLYDLSKRPLERRFLKKDEVVRSGESLKFDGHLVEVGEPDGSHQSPMNEQETDSNTVVQRRILRHGQNDLLKVNLPVSKGQPPNKSCIEQVASMNCLFPGKEDMKSERTVLPVKALRDANQILSILQYPTPQESSVIGGQSSHGSCLHTVDCGSTGTVKSLDSSFSKGSAKIMPQQTSSDHVIINESESPKDESFPSFDLGF; encoded by the exons ATGGAAGAGTCGAAACGATGGTCGGTGACTTACACAAAGCACATCAAACAGAAACGCAAGCTCTACCTCGATGGATTCCTTCACCTCCAAATCTCCACCAACAAG GTGGCGCTTTACGATGAGTTCGAGAAACTCTTGGTGTGCAGGATCTTGAAGACAGAGGAAACCGTTGCCTCTGGTGAGACTTTGGAGTTCAATGGCTACCTTGTCGACATTGGCGATCCTGAGGGCCGGCCACACAACAAGCCCCATTCTGACCCCAAGCTTCCTACAAAACACAAGACTGCTTCAAGAATATTCAGGACTCCTACCGTTACGAACACCAAAATCAATGCGAATGGGAACACTGCACAAACACGGAAGCCTCTCAGTCCATCTCAACGACTTATCAAAG aatttaaGAAGAGAGAGCTGTTGAAGTATGGGTCACCAGAGATCAGTTCGGAAAAAACAAAACCTAGCTCAACAG AGTGGCAGGTGCTATACACTACACATCTAACTCAGAAAGCAAAGAAGTACCATGATGGATTTTTACGGCTAGTTATCCATGGGTCTCGTGGAGGACAG ATTATGCTGTTTGATGAAAGCAGGAAACTCTTAGACAGCAGGTTCTTAAGGAAAGATGATGTGATTAGACCTGGTGAATCAGTTTCGTTTGATGCATATTTGATCGACATTGGTGAGTGTCAAGGAAATAAGAAACCAGATTGTAGTGCTAAAGGAGAGAATTTAACTAATGTTGATAGCACAGAGAAGGTGGACAGGCGGCATATTTCTCTTGATAATGAAACCAATTTAGCTGTTGGAAAAAGGG AATGGCAGGTCCTATATACAGCACAATTAACAAAAAAGGCCAAGAAGTATCATGATGGTTTTTTGGAACTTGAATTTTGTGGATCTCGTGGGAGGCAG GTTGTTTTATATGATTTAAGCAAAAGACCTTTAGAACGAAGGTTCCTAAAGAAAGATGAAGTTGTAAGATCCGGTGAATCATTAAAGTTTGATGGACATTTAGTTGAAGTTGGAGAACCTGACGGAAGCCATCAATCTCCGATGAATGAGCAAGAGACTGATAGTAATACTGTTGTTCAGAGAAGAATACTAAGACATGGACAAAATGACCTTCTCAAGGTCAATCTACCTGTTTCTAAAG GACAACCTCCAAATAAGTCTTGTATTGAGCAAGTTGCAAGCATGAACTGTCTCTTTCCAGGGAAAGAAGATATGAAGTCAGAGAGGACAGTCTTACCAGTTAAGGCTTTACGTGATG ccaatcaaatattgtccaTTTTACAATATCCTACGCCTCAGGAGAGCTCCGTCATAG GTGGCCAATCAAGCCATGGGTCATGCCTCCATACTGTGGACTGCGGATCAACTGGGACTGTGAAATCCCTCGATTCTTCGTTTTCTAAAG GGAGTGCCAAAATAATGCCCCAACAG ACTTCGAGTGATCACGTCATCATCAATGAAAGTGAAAGTCCTAAGGATGAATCGTTCCCAAGCTTTGACCTTGGATTTTAA
- the LOC130966548 gene encoding bidirectional sugar transporter SWEET4-like gives MTAAASAEIARTVVGILGNIISAFLFLSPVPTFVAIWKRGSVEQYSPAPYLATLANCMVWTLYGLPMVHPHSLLVVTINGSGCVIEIIYVTLFLMYCERSKRLKVFMWLMVELIFITVLSLITLTLLHNLNRRSQLVGSTCIVFNILMYASPLAVMKLVVKTKSVEYMPLSISLASFGNGVAWTTYALIRFDPFMTVPNGLGTLLSAAQLILYATYYKSTKQQLAARKANGEVNLSQVEVRDGGQESKPNYSS, from the exons ATGACTGCAGCAGCTTCAGCAGAAATCGCAAGAACTGTTGTCGGCATCTTAG GAAACATAATTTCTGCCTTCCTGTTCTTGTCCCCAGT ACCAACTTTTGTCGCTATATGGAAGAGAGGTTCGGTGGAGCAGTATTCTCCTGCGCCATACCTAGCGACGTTAGCGAACTGCATGGTTTGGACCCTCTACGGGCTACCTATGGTGCACCCACACAGCCTGCTGGTCGTGACCATCAACGGCTCAGGTTGCGTGATCGAGATCATCTACGTCACCCTTTTCTTGATGTACTGCGAACGCAGCAAGAGGCTCAAGGTTTTCATGTGGCTCATGGTGGAACTCATTTTCATTACGGTTCTCTCCCTCATCACGTTAACCCTGCTTCACAACCTCAACAGACGCTCTCAGCTTGTCGGATCCACATGCATTGTCTTCAACATTTTGATGTATGCTTCCCCCTTGGCCGTTATG AAACTGGTGGTCAAGACCAAAAGCGTTGAATACATGCCCCTTTCCATCTCTCTGGCGTCCTTTGGGAACGGTGTGGCTTGGACCACTTATGCTCTCATTCGTTTCGATCCATTCATGACT GTACCAAATGGACTTGGCACATTGCTATCGGCGGCGCAGCTTATTCTCTATGCTACGTATTATAAGTCAACCAAGCAGCAATTAGCAGCAAGGAAAGCCAACGGGGAGGTGAACCTTTCACAGGTGGAGGTTCGTGATGGCGGCCAAGAATCCAAGCCTAATTATTCATCGTGA